A single Salmo trutta chromosome 14, fSalTru1.1, whole genome shotgun sequence DNA region contains:
- the LOC115207954 gene encoding 25-hydroxyvitamin D-1 alpha hydroxylase, mitochondrial-like: MNIAKRMLQQALKVSGRSMTPLIKWMENWAESSVGRKKAEAAHRVKTLEEMPGPTVAKFAWDLFAKRGLSRLHELQLEGVKRYGPMWKTSFGPILTVHVAEPALIEQVLRQEGKTPIRSDLSSWKDYRKQRGHGYGLLTAEGEEWQAVRSLLGKHMLHPKAVEAYDTTLNAVVDDLIAKLRLSRRQDPCGLVPNISSEFYRFGLEGISSVLFESKIGCLDPVVPTETECFIQSINTMFVMTLLTMAMPAWLHKLFPMPWDTFCQCWDYIFQFAKGHIDQRLKEEAEKVARGEKVEGRYLTYFLARTGLPMKTVYSNVTEMLLAGVDTISSTMSWSLYELSRHPEVQASLREEVLAVMGGRRVPGAVDVARMPLMRAVVKEVLRLYPVIAANARVIADKDIQVGDYLLPKNTLITLCHFATSRNAAFFPNPDTFQPHRWLNRYKGHHPYASVPFGVGKRSCIGRRIAELEVYLALARILMQFDVKPDPEGSGAAVKPMTRTLLVPESEINLQFIER, from the exons ATGAACATAGCAAAAAGGATGCTGCAGCAAGCCCTCAAAGTGTCTGGTCGCAGTATGACCCCGCTGATCAAGTGGATGGAGAATTGGGCTGAGAGCTCAGTTGGCCGGAAGAAGGCAGAGGCGGCGCACAGGGTGAAAACCCTGGAGGAAATGCCGGGACCCACCGTCGCCAAATTTGCCTGGGACCTCTTCGCCAAACGGGGACTGTCCCGCCTCCACGAGCTGCAG CTTGAGGGTGTGAAGCGCTATGGGCCGATGTGGAAGACCAGCTTCGGCCCCATCCTGACGGTGCACGTGGCAGAGCCAGCCCTGATTGAGCAAGTGCTGAGGCAGGAGGGCAAGACCCCCATCCGCTCTGACCTCTCCTCCTGGAAGGACTACAGGAAACAACGAGGTCATGGCTACGGACTGCTCACAGC TGAAGGGGAGGAGTGGCAGGCGGTGCGGAGTCTCCTGGGGAAGCACATGCTACATCCAAAGGCGGTGGAGGCCTACGACACCACTCTAAATGCCGTTGTTGATGACCTCATTGCTAAGCTCCGCCTCAGCAGGCGCCAGGACCCCTGCGGTCTCGTCCCGAACATCAGCAGTGAGTTCTACCGCTTCGGCCTCGAAG GGATCTCCTCAGTCTTGTTCGAGTCCAAGATTGGTTGCCTAGACCCTGTGGTTCCCACAGAGACAGAGTGTTTCATCCAGTCCATTAACACCATGTTTGTCATGACACTCCTCACCATGGCTATGCCCGCCTGGTTACACAAGCTGTTCCCCATGCCCTGGGACACTTTCTGCCAATGCTGGGACTACATTTTCCAATTCG CTAAAGGTCACATTGACCAGCGTCTGAAGGAGGAAGCGGAGAAGGTGGCGCGGGGAGAGAAGGTGGAGGGTCGATATCTGACCTACTTCCTGGCCCGCACAGGGCTGCCCATGAAGACGGTGTACAGCAACGTCACTGAGATGCTTCTGGCTGGAGTGGACACG ATCTCCAGCACCATGTCCTGGTCCTTGTACGAACTATCTCGGCACCCCGAGGTGCAGGCCTCGCTGAGGGAGGAGGTACTGGCCGTGATGGGGGGTCGGAGGGTGCCTGGGGCTGTAGACGTGGCTCGCATGCCCCTCATGAGGGCTGTGGTGAAGGAGGTGCTCAG ACTTTATCCTGTTATTGCGGCCAATGCCAGGGTCATTGCTGACAAAGATATCCAGGTCGGAGACTACCTCCTCCCCAAAAAC ACTCTGATCACCCTCTGCCACTTCGCCACATCCCGGAATGCAGCATTTTTCCCGAACCCGGATACATTCCAGCCCCATCGCTGGCTGAACCGGTACAAAGGCCACCACCCTTACGCCTCAGTGCCCTTTGGCGTGGGCAAACGCAGCTGCATCGGCCGCCGCATCGCAGAGCTGGAGGTCTACCTGGCACTGGCACGA ATTCTGATGCAGTTTGATGTGAAGCCCGATCCAGAAGGCAGTGGTGCAGCAGTCAAACCCATGACCCGGACACTGCTGGTGCCAGAGAGCGAGATCAACCTGCAGTTCATCGAGAGATGA